One part of the Rutidosis leptorrhynchoides isolate AG116_Rl617_1_P2 chromosome 1, CSIRO_AGI_Rlap_v1, whole genome shotgun sequence genome encodes these proteins:
- the LOC139858997 gene encoding MLO-like protein 9, which yields MGGGGDERMLDQTATWSVACVCAVIVIISVMLEHSLHTVGHFLKKRHKPGLMEALENIKNELMVLGFISLLLVFSQNYIASICVSKALTKDFLPCKKEKYEKDDIDEDGGGLETRRLLWYDQRRLADGPPKECKEGYEQIISVAGLHQLHIFIFFLAVFHVMYSTLTMIFGRAKTRMWKFWEREILEDHDPGADPSKYRLTKELSFVKHHTGALVNTPAMFYIVCFFRQFFTSVRRSDYLAMRHAFFSVHLSPGSHFNFQKYIKRSLEDDFKVIVGISPLLWATAVLFLFANVDGARAMTYLSLFPVIIILAVGTKLQAIVTQMAVEIQERQSVVQGIPVVELSDRHFWFNQPRLILYLIQLTLFQNSFEITHFFWIWYEFGLDTCFYENPILQYGRVIIGILVQGLCSYSILPLYALVTQMGSTMKQSIFDDHTSKALKSWHEHVRKKDKSIKSKTLTNPVVPPVDAKVKVKGDSATTVSP from the exons atgggTGGAGGTGGTGATGAACGAATGCTCGACCAAACGGCAACATGGTCTGTTGCCTGTGTTTGTGCAGTCATCGTTATAATCTCAGTGATGTTGGAACATAGCCTTCATACCGTCGGACAT TTTTTGAAAAAGAGACATAAACCGGGGCTAATGGAAGCACTTGAGAATATAAAAAATG AGCTTATGGTTCTCGGGTTTATTTCGTTGCTTCTGGTGTTTAGTCAGAACTATATTGCATCCATTTGTGTATCGAAGGCTCTTACAAAAGATTTCTTGCCGTGCAAGAAAGAAAAATACGAAAAGGATGATATAGATGAAGATGGTGGTGGGTTAGAGACTAGGAGATTATTATGGTATGATCAAAGAAGGTTAGCAGATGGTCCACCAAAAGAATGCAAAGAG GGCTATGAGCAAATTATATCAGTTGCTGGACTGCACCAACTGCACATCTTTATATTCTTTTTGGCAGTGTTTCATGTCATGTATAGTACCCTCACCATGATTTTTGGAAGAGCAAAG ACTCGCATGTGGAAATTTTGGGAAAGAGAGATTTTGGAGGATCATGATCCTGGCGCTG ATCCATCAAAGTACCGCCTCACAAAGGAGTTATCTTTCGTAAAACATCACACTGGTGCTCTGGTTAACACTCCTGCAATGTTTTACATT GTATGCTTCTTTCGGCAGTTTTTTACATCTGTTCGTAGATCTGATTACTTGGCCATGCGCCATGCTTTTTTCTCT GTTCATTTATCTCCTGGCAGTCACTTCAActttcaaaaatatataaagaggTCATTAGAAGATGACTTTAAAGTAATTGTAGGAATCAG TCCGTTGCTATGGGCTACTGCAGTTCTTTTTCTGTTTGCGAATGTTGATG GAGCTCGTGCAATGACTTATTTGTCTCTGTTTCCCGTAATC ATTATTTTAGCAGTTGGGACAAAGCTTCAAGCCATTGTAACACAAATGGCTGTTGAAATTCAAGAACGACAATCGGTTGTACAAGGTATACCTGTTGTGGAGCTCTCAGACAGACACTTCTGGTTTAATCAGCCTAGATTAATTCTGTACCTTATTCAACTAACCCTTTTTCAG AATTCATTTGAGATAACACACTTCTTTTGGATATGG TATGAGTTTGGACTAGATACTTGCTTTTACGAAAATCCTATTCTTCAATATGGTAGAGTCATTATAGG AATACTTGTACAAGGCTTATGCAGCTACAGTATACTTCCACTCTACGCTCTTGTTACCCAG ATGGGGTCAACAATGAAGCAGTCTATATTTGATGATCACACATCAAAAGCTCTTAAGAGTTGGCATGAACATGTGAGAAAGAAGGATAAAAGTATTAAATCAAAGACATTGACTAATCCAGTAGTACCACCTGTAGATGCTAAAGTCAAAGTCAAAGGTGATTCTGCAACAACGGTATCTCCCTAG